The nucleotide sequence AGTACACGCCGAGTGAGCGGTTAAGGTCGTCAATACGCACGTTACCAGTGTCGAGCGAACGGCCGACGCTGGACCAGGCACGGTCGAAATCGGTACCCAGGCTCAATACCGGGTTGCCGCTGCCATCATCCGACAGGCTGACCCGATTCGGCGCATCGAAATCGCGGGCGGCGAGCAACGACACCGAGCCACCTTGTTCGGTGCTGCGCGACAGGCTGGCGAGCAGCTCATCGAGCAGCGCCCCATCCAGGCTCACGTTGCCAGACTTGTCCGGAAACGCCACATCGGTGGTGCTACCTGCCGGGCGCTCTGCGCTAACCACGAAAATCTCGCTGGTGTTGCGCTGCACGCCGGGCTCGATACGCACCCGTACACGGGTTTCGCTGTTCGGCTCGACACCGCTGACCCGACTGCTCAGGCGACGGGCCATGGAGCTGGAGAGCTGATCGAAGCGCTGCCAAGCGGTACTGAACTCACCCGTCTGCGGACGCTCATTGACGACTTGGAAACCGTTATCTTCAAAAAACTGCCGGGCCACAGGCCAGACTTCGGCCGGTGAACGCTGCGCAACCACCCACCGCGAATCACCACTTTTCTGCAGGCTGAACTCACGAGAATCGCTCTGCACCGCAAGCGCCTGCGGGCGCGGCACTTCGTACTCGCCCTGGGCAGTCGAATCGGCGACGTTGCGCGGCACCGGCAACAGCGGATCGAGTTTTTTGGCATTAGTGATATCGGGCGGAACCTGCATCGGCGCCACTTGCCGATCAGTCAGGTAATCGCTACCGCGATCACGGAAATAACCCTCATCGCCCCACAACCAGCCGCAACCACTGGTACTGGTAATGATCAAGGCAAGTGCGGAGAGTCCGGCCAGTCGCTTCATGCG is from Pseudomonas sp. LS44 and encodes:
- the bamC gene encoding outer membrane protein assembly factor BamC, yielding MKRLAGLSALALIITSTSGCGWLWGDEGYFRDRGSDYLTDRQVAPMQVPPDITNAKKLDPLLPVPRNVADSTAQGEYEVPRPQALAVQSDSREFSLQKSGDSRWVVAQRSPAEVWPVARQFFEDNGFQVVNERPQTGEFSTAWQRFDQLSSSMARRLSSRVSGVEPNSETRVRVRIEPGVQRNTSEIFVVSAERPAGSTTDVAFPDKSGNVSLDGALLDELLASLSRSTEQGGSVSLLAARDFDAPNRVSLSDDGSGNPVLSLGTDFDRAWSSVGRSLDTGNVRIDDLNRSLGVYYINLAEGSDKEDEKPGFWKRMWGSSPSDEEVEGRAERYQVRLTTVGDSVQVTVEKDLNTVAPADVARRVLSLIQEHLG